Proteins from a single region of Psychrobium sp. MM17-31:
- a CDS encoding flagellin encodes MNFSINQSSSLSFIEQAQKKHEEETEKLSSGFKINRAADDAAGLQISNRLTSQINGLDQQAVNSRDQINLNNVASAQLSSITSSLQRANELAVQAGSPLSDSSAIQGELDQITGEINAIAGQALGNDSFISGLDANDPAASLAAVETALASVGEQASSLGAQSNGLQSQISTYEITSTNSSAARSRIRDTDFAQSTSEQQKNDILLQASLSIKKTEEERKGLLFNQMV; translated from the coding sequence ATGAATTTTTCAATTAATCAGTCTTCATCACTTAGTTTTATCGAACAGGCGCAGAAAAAGCACGAAGAGGAAACGGAGAAACTCTCGTCAGGATTTAAGATCAACCGCGCAGCAGATGATGCCGCGGGTTTACAGATTTCTAATCGTCTTACTTCGCAAATTAATGGCTTAGATCAACAAGCCGTTAACTCTCGCGATCAAATCAATTTAAACAATGTTGCTTCAGCACAGTTGTCTTCGATTACCAGTAGCCTACAACGCGCCAATGAGCTAGCGGTTCAAGCTGGTAGCCCACTGTCAGACAGTTCTGCTATTCAAGGTGAACTCGATCAAATTACTGGCGAAATTAATGCTATTGCGGGTCAAGCCTTAGGGAACGACAGCTTTATTTCTGGTTTAGATGCCAACGATCCAGCGGCATCACTAGCGGCGGTTGAAACCGCACTAGCCAGTGTTGGCGAGCAAGCTTCTAGCCTAGGCGCTCAATCTAACGGTCTACAAAGCCAAATTAGCACTTACGAAATCACTAGCACTAACAGCAGCGCTGCACGTTCTCGAATTCGCGATACTGATTTTGCTCAAAGCACTAGCGAGCAGCAAAAGAATGATATTCTTTTACAAGCATCATTAAGCATTAAGAAAACCGAAGAAGAGCGTAAAGGGCTCCTCTTCAATCAAATGGTTTAA